From Longimicrobium sp., one genomic window encodes:
- a CDS encoding response regulator, which translates to MHSILIVEDTPEIAEALQRHLERRGYATLLATRAAQALPLACSEHPDLVVLDLGLPDRDGYSVLEQLRERGNDVPVLILSARQEEADKVKGFRLGADDYVTKPFGALELLERIGALLRRSARPAAPETTASETSGGLTDGDLQDRFGLTPQQVVVARLLAEGLSNAEIARKLFVSGHTARNHTYRVLTKLGISKRARVNSVLRGADAA; encoded by the coding sequence GTGCACAGCATCCTCATCGTCGAAGACACGCCGGAAATCGCCGAGGCCCTGCAGCGCCACCTGGAGCGCCGGGGATACGCCACCCTCCTGGCCACCCGCGCCGCGCAGGCCCTGCCCCTGGCCTGCAGCGAGCACCCCGACCTGGTCGTCCTGGATTTGGGCCTGCCGGACCGCGACGGCTACAGCGTTCTGGAGCAGCTGCGGGAGAGGGGCAACGACGTTCCCGTGCTGATCCTTTCCGCCCGCCAGGAGGAAGCCGACAAGGTGAAGGGCTTTCGCCTGGGTGCCGACGACTACGTGACCAAGCCCTTCGGCGCGCTGGAGCTGCTGGAGCGCATCGGTGCGCTGCTGCGCCGCAGCGCGCGGCCGGCTGCGCCCGAGACCACCGCCAGCGAGACCTCGGGAGGGCTGACGGACGGCGATCTCCAGGACCGGTTCGGCCTCACGCCACAGCAGGTGGTGGTCGCCCGGCTGCTGGCGGAGGGGCTTTCCAACGCCGAGATCGCGCGGAAGCTGTTCGTCAGCGGCCACACGGCCCGGAACCACACCTACCGCGTGCTCACGAAGCTGGGCATCTCCAAGCGGGCCCGCGTGAACAGCGTCCTCCGCGGCGCCGACGCCGCATAG
- a CDS encoding HAMP domain-containing sensor histidine kinase produces the protein MPRRKPFEGRLRRALLLFSVLPSLALVGLGTYALSRTVQLTDSLGAWERVGASGSELLTRAEASGDTALARAAILHRAELEQSITNARRWDFVLNRALTLIPIAGVIIGALLAALALRASRDIGRRLSRPVGELAGWAAMVARREPLPAPSGRATSDEFAVLRNAFRRMAAELESSRERDLEAERARTWVGVARRVAHELKNPLTPMRFALRTLQRATPEREDAREALEVLAAESARLEELARTFAQLGRMPEGPPSEVDLREMLEYLLRTHLPAEVQGTLDAPGDLTSITGHHDPLSRAFANLLLNAGDAVQGGRGTRVTVDVRTADSHVEVRVLDDGPGIAPGIIDRVWEPDFTTKSRGTGLGLSLVRQTVQAHGGRVWARNRSEGGAEFGVALPLAGDDDPRAALKDWAE, from the coding sequence ATGCCCCGGCGCAAGCCGTTCGAAGGCCGGCTGAGACGCGCCCTGCTGCTGTTCAGCGTGCTTCCCTCGCTGGCGCTGGTGGGGCTGGGCACGTACGCCCTGTCGCGCACGGTGCAGCTGACCGACTCGCTGGGGGCGTGGGAGCGCGTAGGCGCCAGCGGCAGCGAGCTGCTGACCCGCGCCGAGGCGTCGGGCGACACGGCGCTGGCCCGCGCGGCCATCCTGCACCGCGCGGAACTGGAGCAGTCCATCACCAACGCGCGCCGGTGGGACTTCGTGCTCAACCGCGCGCTGACGCTCATCCCCATCGCCGGCGTGATCATCGGCGCCCTGCTGGCGGCGCTGGCGCTGCGCGCGTCGCGGGACATTGGGAGGCGGCTCTCACGGCCCGTGGGCGAACTGGCCGGCTGGGCGGCGATGGTGGCGCGCCGCGAGCCCCTTCCCGCCCCCAGCGGTCGCGCGACCTCCGACGAGTTCGCCGTTCTGCGCAACGCCTTCCGCCGCATGGCCGCCGAGCTGGAATCCTCGCGCGAGCGCGACCTGGAGGCGGAGCGCGCACGCACCTGGGTGGGCGTGGCGCGGCGGGTGGCGCACGAGCTGAAGAACCCGCTGACGCCCATGCGCTTCGCCCTGCGCACGCTGCAGCGCGCCACGCCGGAGCGCGAGGACGCGCGCGAGGCGCTGGAGGTGCTCGCCGCCGAGTCTGCCCGGCTGGAAGAGCTGGCCCGCACCTTCGCCCAGCTGGGCCGCATGCCCGAGGGGCCGCCCAGCGAGGTGGACCTGCGCGAGATGCTGGAATACCTGCTGCGCACGCACCTGCCCGCCGAGGTGCAGGGCACCCTCGACGCGCCGGGCGACCTTACCTCGATTACGGGCCACCACGACCCGCTCTCCCGCGCCTTCGCCAACCTGCTGCTGAACGCGGGGGACGCGGTGCAGGGCGGCCGGGGCACGCGGGTGACCGTGGACGTGCGCACCGCCGACAGCCACGTGGAGGTGCGGGTGCTGGACGACGGGCCCGGGATTGCGCCCGGCATCATCGACCGCGTGTGGGAGCCGGACTTCACCACCAAGTCCCGCGGCACGGGGCTCGGCCTCTCCCTCGTTCGCCAGACGGTGCAGGCGCACGGCGGCCGCGTCTGGGCGCGCAATCGTTCCGAGGGCGGCGCGGAGTTCGGCGTGGCGCTGCCGCTGGCCGGCGACGACGATCCGCGCGCGGCGCTGAAGGACTGGGCCGAATGA
- a CDS encoding NAD(+) synthase, which translates to MRAPFHSIYSHGFVRVAVCVPAVRVADPAFNVGHTLELAWRASDAGAAVALFPELGISAYSCEDLFQQDALLEAVDDAIRELVMESIGMTPVLVVGAPLRFHGRIFNCGVVIYRGQVLGIAPKSYLPNYREFYERRWFSAARDADFDHVTLAGNSVPFGNDLVFEAENVENFVLNVEVCEDVWTPIPPSSYAALAGATVIANLSASNITVGKAEYRRDLCATQSGRCICAYLYSAAGPGESTTDLAWDGHALIYEHNDLLRESQRFDDEEQVIIADVDLDRLAQERSRMNTFREAAGDAGERVSSIRRVPFHFQVPEGEMPLRRDVGRFPYVPDIAAERDARCYEAYNIQVHGLMKRLAATGIQKIVIGVSGGLDSTQALIVAARTMDRLGLPRTNILGYTMPGFATSDSTKGNAHALMKGLGITAAEIDIRPSCMQMLRDIGHPYAEGEPVYDVTFENVQAGERTSHLFRLANFNDGLVLGTGDLSELALGWATYGVGDHMSHYNVNASVPKTMIQYLIRWVIDTGQFDADTNRVLQSILDTEISPELVPAGEGEPGEGPAQSTQQKIGPYELQDFNLYYITRYGFRPSKVAFLAHHAWGDRARGPWPELLPEERRNQYDLATIKRWMEVFLWRFFKTSQFKRSAMPNGPKVGSGGSLSPRGDWRAPSDSEATVWLDELRRNVP; encoded by the coding sequence ATGCGCGCACCGTTCCATTCCATCTACTCCCACGGGTTCGTCCGCGTGGCCGTCTGCGTCCCCGCCGTCCGCGTGGCCGACCCCGCGTTCAACGTCGGGCACACGCTGGAGCTGGCGTGGCGCGCGTCTGACGCGGGCGCGGCGGTGGCCCTTTTCCCCGAGCTGGGCATCTCGGCCTACAGCTGCGAAGACCTGTTTCAGCAGGACGCGCTGCTCGAGGCGGTGGACGACGCCATCCGCGAGCTGGTGATGGAGAGCATCGGGATGACGCCGGTGCTGGTCGTCGGCGCGCCGCTGCGCTTCCACGGGCGCATCTTCAACTGCGGTGTCGTCATCTACCGCGGGCAGGTCCTTGGCATCGCGCCCAAATCGTACCTGCCCAACTACCGGGAGTTCTACGAGCGCCGCTGGTTCAGCGCGGCCCGCGACGCCGACTTCGACCACGTGACGCTCGCGGGCAACTCGGTGCCCTTCGGCAACGACCTGGTGTTCGAGGCCGAGAACGTCGAGAACTTCGTGCTGAACGTGGAGGTGTGCGAAGACGTCTGGACGCCCATTCCGCCCAGCAGCTACGCCGCGCTCGCCGGCGCCACGGTGATCGCCAACCTGTCGGCCAGCAACATCACCGTAGGCAAGGCCGAGTACCGCCGCGACCTGTGCGCCACGCAGAGCGGCCGCTGCATCTGCGCGTACCTGTACTCCGCCGCCGGCCCGGGCGAATCCACCACCGACCTGGCGTGGGACGGGCACGCGCTGATCTACGAGCACAACGACCTGCTCCGCGAGTCGCAGCGCTTCGACGATGAGGAGCAGGTGATCATCGCCGACGTGGACCTGGACCGGCTGGCCCAGGAGCGGTCGCGGATGAACACCTTTCGCGAGGCCGCGGGCGACGCGGGCGAGCGGGTGTCGTCCATCCGCCGCGTCCCGTTCCACTTCCAGGTGCCGGAAGGCGAAATGCCGCTGCGGCGCGACGTCGGGCGCTTTCCGTACGTGCCCGACATCGCCGCCGAGCGCGACGCCCGCTGCTACGAGGCGTACAACATCCAGGTGCACGGGTTGATGAAGCGCCTGGCGGCCACGGGGATCCAGAAGATCGTCATCGGCGTGTCGGGCGGGCTCGACAGCACGCAGGCGCTGATCGTGGCGGCGCGGACGATGGACCGGCTGGGGCTGCCGCGCACCAACATCCTGGGCTACACCATGCCGGGGTTCGCCACCAGCGACTCCACGAAGGGGAACGCCCATGCGCTGATGAAGGGGTTGGGCATCACCGCGGCGGAGATCGACATCCGGCCCAGCTGCATGCAGATGCTGCGCGACATCGGCCACCCGTACGCCGAGGGCGAGCCGGTGTACGACGTGACGTTCGAGAACGTGCAGGCGGGCGAGCGCACCTCGCACCTGTTCCGGCTGGCCAACTTCAACGACGGGCTGGTGCTGGGCACGGGAGACCTGAGCGAGCTGGCGCTGGGCTGGGCCACCTACGGCGTGGGCGACCACATGTCGCACTACAACGTCAACGCGTCGGTGCCCAAGACCATGATCCAGTACCTGATCCGCTGGGTCATCGACACCGGGCAGTTCGACGCCGACACCAACCGGGTGCTGCAGTCCATCCTGGACACCGAGATCTCGCCCGAGCTGGTGCCCGCGGGCGAAGGCGAGCCGGGCGAGGGCCCCGCGCAGAGCACGCAGCAGAAGATCGGCCCGTACGAGCTGCAGGACTTCAACCTCTACTACATCACGCGCTACGGCTTCCGACCCAGCAAGGTGGCCTTCCTGGCGCACCACGCCTGGGGAGACCGCGCGCGCGGCCCGTGGCCGGAACTGCTGCCCGAGGAGCGCCGCAACCAGTACGACCTGGCCACCATCAAGCGGTGGATGGAGGTGTTCCTGTGGCGGTTCTTCAAGACCAGCCAGTTCAAGCGCTCGGCGATGCCCAACGGGCCCAAGGTGGGCTCCGGCGGCTCGCTCTCTCCCCGCGGCGACTGGCGCGCCCCCAGCGACTCCGAGGCCACCGTCTGGCTGGACGAGCTGCGGCGGAACGTGCCGTAA
- a CDS encoding group III truncated hemoglobin, giving the protein MLNDIRTREDVERLVESFYAQATTDDTIGHLFTDVAQVDFVRHLPLMYDFWETLLFGVRKYKGNAMRAHFDLNEKVPLVAEHFQRWLQIWERTVDALFAGENAESAKDKARYIARSIQLRLSAATAARIENAGVPVGIGTLPVRIASPTDVAIVG; this is encoded by the coding sequence ATGCTGAACGACATCCGCACCCGCGAAGACGTCGAGCGCCTGGTGGAGAGCTTCTACGCCCAGGCGACGACCGACGACACCATCGGACACCTGTTCACCGACGTGGCCCAGGTGGATTTCGTCCGGCATCTGCCGCTGATGTACGACTTCTGGGAAACGCTCCTGTTCGGCGTGCGCAAGTACAAGGGCAACGCCATGCGCGCCCACTTCGACCTGAACGAAAAGGTGCCGCTCGTCGCTGAGCACTTCCAGCGGTGGCTGCAGATCTGGGAAAGGACGGTCGACGCCCTCTTCGCGGGTGAGAACGCGGAATCGGCGAAGGACAAGGCGCGCTACATCGCGCGGTCCATCCAGCTTCGGCTGAGCGCCGCGACGGCGGCCCGCATCGAAAACGCCGGGGTGCCAGTGGGGATCGGCACTTTGCCCGTTCGGATCGCATCCCCTACCGACGTGGCAATCGTGGGCTGA
- a CDS encoding class I SAM-dependent methyltransferase, whose translation MTGGLEAELRARYEVREERYAHGGWEASLILPSAADELIDEGEFAFDERLPYWAELWPSARGLTAHLLDGGRTYAGVRVLELGCGVALPSLALRHLGADVLATDWYDEALRFARANASRNGLAPLQTTLLDWRHPPEDEGYGLVVAADVLYEQRNASLLANLLPRVTAPGGTVLVADPGRVYAGEFLGMIQDRGWRAEQVDERVEPSAPNAHSRVRIYQLIPPAPPPA comes from the coding sequence ATGACGGGTGGACTGGAGGCGGAGCTGCGGGCGCGCTACGAGGTGCGCGAAGAGCGGTACGCGCACGGGGGATGGGAAGCGTCGCTGATCCTTCCCAGCGCCGCCGACGAGTTGATCGACGAGGGCGAGTTCGCCTTCGACGAGCGGCTGCCGTACTGGGCCGAGCTGTGGCCGTCCGCCCGGGGCCTAACGGCGCACCTGCTGGACGGGGGGCGGACGTACGCGGGCGTGCGCGTGCTGGAGCTGGGGTGCGGCGTCGCGCTGCCCTCGCTGGCCCTGCGCCACCTGGGCGCGGACGTGCTGGCGACGGACTGGTACGACGAGGCGCTGCGGTTCGCCCGCGCCAACGCCTCGCGCAACGGCCTGGCCCCGCTGCAAACCACCCTGCTGGACTGGCGCCACCCCCCGGAGGACGAGGGATACGGCCTGGTGGTCGCGGCCGACGTGCTGTACGAGCAGCGCAACGCGTCGCTGCTGGCGAACCTGCTTCCCCGCGTCACCGCGCCCGGCGGCACCGTGCTGGTTGCCGATCCCGGGCGGGTGTACGCGGGCGAGTTCCTGGGGATGATCCAGGACCGCGGGTGGCGCGCGGAGCAGGTGGACGAGCGCGTGGAGCCCTCCGCCCCCAATGCCCACAGCCGCGTGCGCATCTACCAGCTTATCCCACCGGCTCCGCCCCCCGCGTGA
- a CDS encoding sigma-54 dependent transcriptional regulator, with product MAATILIVDDEPNIRRMLGSLLRAEGYRTREAGTGRGAVAEVQGEEPDAVLMDLYMGEGDSGLDVLPRIKEAAPDLPVVMMSGRASLADAVKATRLGAFHFIEKPLSPEAVLLTLGSALELRKTRELNRALRAELGDGEEMVGQSAAVDRVRQMIERVAPTDARVLITGESGTGKEVAASAIHRLSRRVAGPLVKLNCAAIPRDLVESEMFGHERGAFTGAVDRRRGRFELASGGTLFLDEIGDLSSEAQAKLLRALEAGQIERVGGTEPIAVDVRVLAATNKDLRAEISAGRFREDLFFRLHVIPLHLPPLRERPGDVPLLVEHFVARNRRRHGLTPPRLSPGAMEALSRHPWPGNVRELANILERISILFAGTEVGPAEIRSVLAGAAPVEGEMAAYRDDDPRPLPDRLDAYERLLLSGALDAAEGSVAEAARRLKTDRANLYRRMRRLDILR from the coding sequence ATGGCCGCCACCATCCTGATCGTCGACGACGAGCCGAACATCCGCCGGATGCTGGGCAGCCTTCTGCGCGCCGAGGGCTACCGCACCCGCGAGGCGGGCACCGGCCGCGGCGCCGTGGCCGAGGTGCAGGGCGAGGAGCCCGACGCCGTGCTGATGGACCTGTACATGGGCGAGGGCGACTCGGGGCTCGACGTGCTTCCGCGGATCAAGGAGGCCGCGCCCGACCTGCCGGTGGTGATGATGAGCGGCCGCGCGTCCCTTGCCGACGCGGTGAAGGCCACGCGGCTGGGCGCCTTTCACTTCATCGAAAAGCCCCTCTCGCCCGAGGCGGTGCTGCTTACGCTGGGCTCGGCGCTGGAGCTGCGGAAGACGCGCGAGCTGAACCGCGCCCTGCGGGCCGAGCTGGGCGACGGGGAGGAGATGGTGGGGCAGAGCGCAGCGGTGGACCGCGTGCGCCAGATGATCGAGCGGGTGGCGCCCACCGATGCGCGGGTGCTGATCACCGGCGAGTCGGGAACGGGCAAGGAAGTGGCGGCCTCGGCCATCCACCGCCTTTCGCGCCGCGTCGCGGGGCCGCTGGTGAAGCTGAACTGCGCCGCCATCCCCAGGGACCTGGTGGAGTCGGAGATGTTCGGCCACGAGCGCGGCGCGTTCACCGGCGCCGTAGACCGGCGGCGCGGCCGGTTCGAACTGGCCAGCGGCGGAACGCTGTTCCTGGACGAGATCGGCGACCTGAGCTCCGAGGCGCAGGCCAAGCTGCTGCGCGCGCTGGAAGCCGGGCAGATCGAGCGGGTGGGCGGCACCGAGCCCATCGCCGTGGACGTGCGGGTGCTGGCGGCGACGAACAAGGACCTTCGCGCGGAGATCTCCGCGGGGCGCTTTCGCGAAGACCTGTTCTTTCGCCTTCACGTCATTCCGCTTCACCTGCCGCCGCTGCGCGAGCGCCCGGGCGACGTGCCGCTGCTGGTGGAGCACTTCGTGGCCCGCAACCGCCGCCGCCACGGGCTCACGCCGCCGCGCCTTTCCCCGGGCGCCATGGAGGCGCTGTCGCGCCACCCCTGGCCGGGCAACGTGCGTGAGCTGGCCAACATCCTGGAGCGCATCAGCATCCTGTTCGCGGGAACCGAGGTGGGGCCGGCGGAGATCCGCTCCGTGCTGGCCGGCGCCGCGCCCGTGGAGGGAGAGATGGCGGCCTACCGCGACGACGACCCACGCCCGCTTCCCGATCGGCTGGACGCCTACGAGCGCCTGCTGCTGTCCGGCGCGCTGGACGCCGCCGAGGGGAGCGTAGCCGAGGCGGCGCGCCGCCTGAAGACCGACCGCGCCAACCTGTACCGCCGCATGCGCCGCCTGGACATCCTCCGGTGA
- a CDS encoding helix-turn-helix domain-containing protein codes for MASATELLMEPIRPSDEDVRLAQNSSSKLSRFKGGGAGAVTVTVGQDRDAEEVTIPGVAFRMLGLILHELAQGRSIALNPVDRLVSTQKAADVLNVSRPYLVKLLESGKIPFSKAGTHRRVRLADVLEYKARMDAEADRAYEQLVAQAQELGLGYT; via the coding sequence ATGGCATCCGCGACCGAACTGCTCATGGAGCCGATCCGTCCGAGCGACGAGGACGTGCGCCTCGCGCAAAACAGCTCGTCGAAGCTGAGCCGGTTCAAGGGCGGGGGCGCGGGGGCGGTAACCGTCACCGTGGGGCAGGACCGGGATGCGGAGGAGGTTACGATTCCCGGGGTGGCTTTCCGGATGCTCGGGCTCATTCTGCACGAGCTCGCCCAGGGCCGCTCCATCGCCCTAAATCCTGTCGACCGGCTGGTTTCAACGCAGAAAGCGGCGGATGTGCTGAACGTCTCCAGGCCCTATCTCGTGAAGCTGTTGGAGTCCGGGAAGATTCCCTTCAGCAAGGCCGGAACGCACCGCCGCGTTCGCCTGGCCGATGTGCTGGAATACAAGGCCCGCATGGATGCGGAGGCAGACCGGGCATATGAGCAGCTCGTCGCGCAAGCGCAGGAACTCGGATTGGGATATACCTGA
- a CDS encoding class I SAM-dependent methyltransferase: MSSPAMQPEVLHTSIGDFPLHEYRLGLGGRRWSVLHTEAMLTNAEESSFFQERLPYGVALWPSAIALAHELVERADDFRGRAVLELGAGTGLPGIVAASLGARVVQTDRQELVMSVCRRNGERNGMDSIDHRLVDWTDWNDEARYDWIIGSDILYGEAMHPHLRHIFETSLAPGGRLLVSDPFRATGLPLLERMEADGWKVSMTRWSIGEVEPRAIGVFDVQPPAVSAR; the protein is encoded by the coding sequence ATGAGTTCGCCCGCGATGCAACCCGAGGTGCTCCACACGTCCATCGGCGACTTTCCCCTGCACGAGTACCGGCTGGGGCTGGGCGGCCGGCGGTGGAGCGTGCTCCATACCGAGGCGATGCTCACCAACGCCGAGGAATCCAGCTTTTTCCAGGAGCGCCTTCCCTATGGCGTGGCGCTCTGGCCGTCGGCCATCGCGCTGGCGCACGAGCTGGTGGAGCGGGCGGACGACTTTCGCGGCAGGGCGGTGCTGGAGCTGGGGGCGGGGACAGGGCTGCCGGGGATCGTCGCGGCGTCGCTGGGCGCGCGCGTGGTGCAGACGGACCGGCAGGAGCTGGTGATGTCGGTCTGCAGGCGCAACGGCGAACGGAACGGGATGGATTCCATCGACCACCGGCTGGTGGACTGGACGGACTGGAACGACGAGGCGCGCTACGACTGGATCATCGGCTCCGACATCCTGTACGGCGAGGCCATGCACCCGCACCTGCGCCACATCTTCGAAACCAGCCTGGCGCCCGGCGGGCGCCTCCTGGTCTCGGATCCGTTCCGGGCCACGGGCCTGCCCCTGCTGGAAAGGATGGAGGCTGACGGGTGGAAGGTGTCGATGACGCGATGGAGCATCGGCGAAGTCGAACCGCGGGCCATCGGCGTGTTCGACGTGCAGCCGCCCGCCGTCAGCGCACGGTGA
- a CDS encoding type II toxin-antitoxin system VapC family toxin, which yields MLLDTNIIIYAANPEYYALRELIEKQKPVVSVVSYVEALGFARIEAQEKAELKAFFREWKMLRLTRPVMKQAVRLRQTRKMRLGDSIIAATALVHGQTLVTRNVADFRWISGLGLMNPVT from the coding sequence ATGCTGCTGGACACGAACATCATTATCTACGCGGCCAACCCGGAGTATTACGCTTTACGCGAACTGATCGAGAAGCAGAAGCCAGTGGTGTCCGTCGTCAGCTATGTCGAAGCCCTGGGTTTCGCCCGGATTGAAGCTCAGGAAAAAGCTGAGCTGAAGGCTTTTTTTCGAGAGTGGAAGATGCTTCGCCTAACGCGGCCGGTGATGAAGCAGGCCGTCCGCTTGCGCCAAACTCGGAAGATGCGGCTGGGCGACAGCATCATCGCAGCGACGGCGCTCGTCCATGGGCAGACGCTGGTGACGCGCAACGTCGCGGATTTTCGGTGGATTTCAGGGCTGGGACTCATGAATCCCGTCACCTGA